In one window of Temnothorax longispinosus isolate EJ_2023e chromosome 11, Tlon_JGU_v1, whole genome shotgun sequence DNA:
- the Rhogap15b gene encoding uncharacterized protein Rhogap15b isoform X1, whose amino-acid sequence MSQDQWVNIGTYHNFILLGRYYAVEESSSVMEVKPIPKPRSVVTESKPIPAPRRLLPTTTLPSTHSSSPTSESGQSEKSDDLKSTSSGDLKSASNDSTRGNHEFFRSLSTSSRQLKDEISEKMTVKGRAVISSTRNASIRLEKSVKNLLTRRLSSLNQDDVVVSQGGVQKKHKDPVEEDRCVSMPADNIFSSISFYSPLSGNLKSMKNEEDLSTGGRHSPPPPVYPPPPLPDESIYDELQSVTSGSSGRYDTLSSTVSDKIERDFPDFNVLGSTRNQTSDSDQSLNLSDVNVSLSHDKSEISAKRLSRSDSWTFYDATPGTRAENVDEVDRISSVEEESLEKSFEKKISPVDRTSCASLESQASIQNSLYENLSPPKVDCRQQPTAIPSDTRLQSSKSVLFEFDPFARTSEDENVYSNYENNDMMLLETLLATNDSADSTLEFRESAEEEQDDEDLAHPGINVTPPEPPKRFDSLPKNEYDVAEGVEQPDKVQASGKNPALLPKLAHLVTKKQPAVPPRKPSTKGPALPKPNASTTVTTTTTTLANNDEESVTSPSSGTPKLAEDHRKVSVIQKLKKLGQESTVHAIKPNVISFVKSGSKLLSRTREHIAESGSRSLRMERPKVNAPHNPVTHRGLVYRPGMGIERAKDLVPRATVLLDRKLSFYADKSMSTLKEVVELETIYSIHLLQDVKTMDGETVHCIAISGAGRPSVHIFYAKGIAERRIWAQRILEATTPTFSTKYTAEFTRAGWAYLKEGVTGTWFPAWLLLQERTLIYTKSLESTFAVNFEHVDLRKARCIVLRDQEGPISGSGIVPVVVADAGGSGALHIATSGTHEATAWRHALYQAATNCGPALDQQQITQDNVPVILDKCVNFIYAHGMMTEGIYRRSGSSSAVVKLLEAFRRDAWTTQITRNLYTEHDVATVLRRFLRDLPDPLFPSNIHDRLCLASESTSEENRVATYRKLLSTLSPITSATLRRILAHLHGLSQQSARNLMTVENLSAIWGPTLMHAGENSAEEWNRAEIKVIGDLIKLYPKLYQLSSADLAKEAKMLEILEKHHVSNNGPRGAPSGDLKIWIYILSQNGECVNVTIGPQKTAFDVCRELAEKASLPSHELCLEEYTLSGALERPLHHSERVLETVARWGYWDSDDRKDNVLVLRKDRLYKDIVPLVRVLKTKQVKPPMTISGELKFADTRTKNLKSYLFEFSQAKLCCYKDKVCSMKLHEWKIEDIIWYLGHEPKRNPQMGWSITFITKNKKPTRCKDSPYFGNVLAGTSKDEQYRWLAAMLFGEYQLNLRASAVNLMDP is encoded by the exons ATGTCTCAGGATCAATGGGTTAACATCGGAACAtaccataattttattttactggGACGCTACTACGCAGTGGAGGAATCAAGCTCCGTGATGGAGGTGAAGCCGATACCGAAGCCGCGATCGGTAGTGACCGAGAGCAAACCGATACCGGCGCCTCGAAGACTCTTGCCGACGACCACCTTGCCATCGACTCATTCCAGCAGTCCGACCAGCGAGTCCGGTCAGTCTGAGAAAAGCGACGATTTGAAGTCGACTAGCAGTGGTGATTTGAAATCGGCCTCCAACGATAGTACTCGCGGCAACCACGAGTTCTTTCGCAGCCTCAGCACGAGCTCGCGCCAATTGAAGGACGAGATCTCGGAGAAGATGACGGTGAAGGGACGCGCCGTTATCTCCAGCACGCGGAACGCCAGCATTCGGCTGGAGAAGTCGGTGAAGAATCTGTTGACGCGGCGGCTGTCGTCCTTGAACCAGGACGACGTGGTGGTCAGTCAGGGCGGCGTCCAGAAAAAGCATAAAGATCCGGTCGAGGAGGACAGATGCGTGTCGATGCCGGCCGACAACATCTTCAGCAGCATTTCATTTTACAGCCCTCTGAGCGGCAATCTGAAGAGCATGAAGAACGAAGAGGATCTGTCCACCGGTGGCAGGCACAGCCCGCCGCCTCCGGTTTATCCGCCACCCCCGCTTCCGGACGAATCTATCTACGACGAGCTGCAGTCCGTCACGTCGGGAAGTAGCGGCCGATACGACACACTCAGTTCCACGGTGTCCGACAAGATCGAGCGGGATTTTCCCGACTTCAACGTCCTCGGCTCCACGCGGAACCag ACTAGCGATTCCGACCAGAGTCTAAACTTGTCCGACGTCAATGTAAGCCTATCGCACGACAAATCTGAAATCTCTGCCAAAAGGCTGTCGAGGTCAGACTCTTGGACCTTTTACGACGCCACACCGGGCACGAGAGCTGAGAATGTCGATGAGGTGGACAGGATATCCAGCGTAGAAGAGGAGAGTTTGGAGAAATCCTTCGAGAAGAAAATCTCGCCGGTAGATCGAACTTCTTGCGCGTCCCTCGAGAGCCAGGCTTCCATCCAAAATTCTCTCTATGAGAACCTGTCGCCACCGAAGGTCGATTGTCGGCAACAGCCGACGGCGATTCCCTCGGACACCAGGCTGCAGAGCAGCAAGTCCGTGCTCTTCGAGTTCGACCCGTTCGCGAGGACATCCGAGGACGAGAACGTTTATAGCAATTACGAGAACAACGATATGATGCTGCTGGAGACGTTGTTGGCTACCAACGACAGCGCCGACAGTACGCTGGAATTTCGCGAAAGCGCCGAAGAGGAGCAAGATGACGAGGACCTGGCGCATCCCGGCATCAATGTGACACCACCGGAACCACCCAAGAGATTTGACTCCCTTCCCAAGAACGAGTATGACGTGGCGGAAGGTGTGGAGCAACCCGACAAGGTTCAAGCGTCGGGCAAAAATCCGGCTCTCTTGCCGAAGCTGGCGCATTTGGTGACCAAGAAGCAACCCGCTGTTCCTCCCAGGAAGCCTTCCACGAAGGGTCCTGCGCTTCCTAAACCGAATGCGAGTACGACTGTGacaacgacgacaacgacgctTGCCAACAACGACGAGGAGAGCGTTACCAGTCCTTCGTCGGGGACGCCGAAACTTGCCGAGGATCATCGCAAAGTGAGCgtgatacaaaaattgaagaaactaGGACAGGAATCCACGGTGCACGCCATCAAGCCCAATGTGATCAGTTTCGTTAAGAGTGGTAGTAAACTGTTATCCAGGACTCGCGAGCACATCGCCGAGTCCGGCTCGAGGTCGCTACGAATGGAGAGGCCGAAGGTGAATGCTCCGCACAATCCGGTCACACACAGGGGACTAGTGTACAG GCCTGGAATGGGTATCGAGAGGGCCAAGGACCTCGTGCCGAGAGCGACAGTGTTGCTCGATCGGAAATTATCGTTCTACGCTGACAAGAGCATGTCTACGCTGAAAGAGGTCGTGGAATTAGAGACAATATACAGTATTCATCTGCTTCAGGATGTTAA GACCATGGACGGTGAGACGGTGCATTGCATAGCGATTAGCGGCGCGGGCAGACCGAGCGTGCACATTTTCTACGCGAAAGGCATCGCCGAAAGACGAATCTGGGCTCAGAGAATCCTCGAGGCGACCACGCCGACCTTCTCCACGAAGTACACCGCCGAATTCACCAGAGCAGGTTGGGCTTACTTAAag GAAGGTGTAACAGGTACCTGGTTCCCAGCTTGGCTCCTCTTGCAAGAAAGAACGTTGATTTACACGAAATCCTTGGAATCTACGTTTGCCGTGAACTTTGAACACGTAGACCTGCGAAAAGCGCGCTGCATCG TGTTGCGAGATCAAGAAGGACCGATCTCCGGAAGCGGAATTGTTCCAGTGGTAGTTGCAGATGCCGGGGGTAGCGGCGCCCTGCATATTGCCACGTCGGGAACCCACGAGGCGACCGCTTGGCGACACGCTCTTTATCAAGCGGCCACGAACTGCGGCCCTGCTTTAGACCAACAACAGATTACGCAGGACAATGTGCCCGTCATCTTGGACAAATGCGTCAACTTCATCTATGCCCATG GTATGATGACGGAGGGTATTTATCGTCGTAGCGGATCGAGCAGTGCCGTAGTAAAACTATTAGAAGCTTTCAGACGAGATGCATGGACCACACAAATAACGAGGAATTTGTACACGGAACACGACGTCGCCACGGTTCTTAGAAGATTTCTTCGGGACTTGCCGGATCCATTGTTCCCTTCTAATATACACGACCGACTTTGCCTCGCCTCAG AATCGACCAGCGAGGAAAATAGAGTGGCGACTTATCGGAAACTATTGTCCACCCTGAGTCCCATAACGTCGGCGACGCTCCGCCGGATCCTGGCGCATCTTCACGGCCTCAGTCAGCAGAGCGCCAGGAATCTGATGACCGTCGAAAATCTTTCGGCAATCTGGGGTCCGACTCTGATGCATGCCGGAGAGAATAGCGCCGAAGAGTGGAACCGGGCGGAGATCAAGGTCATCGGTGACCTCATCAAACTGTATCCGAAACTTTATCAATTGTCGTCGGCTGACCTGGCCAAGGAAGCGAAGATGCTAGAGATTCTGGAAAAACATCATGTGTCCAACAATGGACCGCGAGGTGCGCCTTCGGGGGATCTCAAGATCTGGATATACATCTTGTCGCAGAATGGAGAGTGTGTGAACGTCACC ATCGGACCTCAGAAGACTGCGTTCGACGTGTGCCGGGAACTCGCCGAGAAAGCCAGCTTGCCGTCTCACGAGCTGTGTCTAGAAGAATATACTCTGTCCGGCGCGTTGGAGCGGCCGTTGCATCACAGCGAACGTGTCCTGGAAACAGTGGCAAGATGGGGATACTGGGACTCGGATGACAGGAAGGATAACGTCCTCGTCCTCAGGAAAGACCGATTGTACAAGGACATCGTGCCTCTGGTACGTGTACTAAAGACAAAACAG GTAAAGCCGCCTATGACGATCTCCGGCGAGCTTAAATTTGCGGACACCAGGACGAAGAACCTGAAGAGTTACCTCTTCGAGTTCAGCCAGGCGAAGCTCTGTTGTTACAAGGATAAGGTGTGCTCCATGAAACTTCATGAGTGGAAGATAGAAGATATTATTTGGTACTTGGGACACGAGCCTAAACGCAATCCACAGATGGG CTGGTCTATCACGTTTATCACGAAGAACAAGAAACCAACaag ATGTAAGGACAGTCCATATTTCGGGAATGTTTTGGCAGGCACGTCCAAAGATGAGCAGTACAGATGGTTAGCGGCTATGCTCTTCGGGGAGTACCAATTAAATCTCCGAGCTTCCGCGGTGAATCTTATGGATCCATGA
- the LOC139822137 gene encoding uncharacterized protein: protein MSLPVWTEKDTFELIRLYKENAPLWDMKLEDYKNKELKARLISDIATRMNIAPEEINKKLQMLRSQVSREINKLKLKKKNADSEDKIYVSAWRYFSALNFLIPTVTSRSKRSEVMIQGTLEKKGRSKVKAESNKIENKETLKRKQENGKGQKRSFKSLDVVNKEKSKRLCVSPITRNKDERFGEWVALELQSLHSEVNKRVLKSEIRKAICHIADLDNADIVVPSTSLNSSQSSTYTPMCEITNIKSENVYNNTCQ from the exons ATGTCGCTGCCCGTGTGGACCGAAAAAGACACGTTCGAACTTATTAGACTTTACAAGGAGAACGCGCCGTTATGGGACATGAAGCTGGAGGATTACaaaaacaaagaattaaaggCGAGATTAATAAGCGACATCGCGACACGTATGAATATTGCGCCAGAGGAGATTAACAAGAAACTGCAAATGCTCAGGAGTCAG GTATCTCGAGAAATAAACAAActaaaactaaagaaaaaaaatgcagacagtgaagataaaatatatgtcaGCGCCTGGCGTTATTTTTCAGcactgaattttttaattcctacTGTAACAAGCAGATCTAAACGTTCGGAAGTTATG ATTCAAGGGACTTTAGAAAAGAAGGGACGCAGCAAGGTGAAAGCAGAATcaaacaaaatagaaaacaaagAGACATTGAAAAGAAAACAGGAAAATGGGAAAGGACAAAAACGTTCTTTCAAATCATTAGACGTCGTTAACAAGGAAAAATCGAAGCGTCTATGCGTCTCACCTATAACACGGAACAAAGATGAGCGTTTCGGCGAGTGGGTAGCACTAGAATTACAAAGCCTACACTCGGAAGTAAACAAAAGAGTATTAAAGAGCGAGATTAGGAAAGCGATATGTCATATTGCTGATTTAGATAATGCGGATATTGTCGTTCCTAGCACATCGCTCAATTCGTCACAGTCTTCCACATACACACCAATGTGcgaaataactaatataaaatccgaaaacgtatataataatacttgcCAATAA
- the LOC139822136 gene encoding DNA repair protein RAD51 homolog A, giving the protein MPQRQYPQYVSCSVVTFWRKSTFKFKVNVVNLKQAEQACFPAPDIVIVKMEATASTVSVNAEEDLDEYTPAKLVKALEKNGITAGDIKKLQEAGYYTVESVAYATKKDLVAIKGISEVKAEKLQQEASKMIMMGFKSATEIHQTRSNIVYITTGSKELDKLLGGGIETGSITEIFGEFRSGKSQLCHTLAVNCQLPISMGGAEGKCLYIDTENTFRPERLIAVAEKYKINGQSILDNVACARAFNTDHQTKLLVLAGAMMTEARYALLIVDSATGLYRTDYTGRGELAARQNHLARFLRMLLRLADEHGIAVVITNQVVAQVDGAASMFGGDQKKPIGGHILAHASTTRLYLRKGRGETRICKIYDSPCLPESEATFAINPDGVGDVQE; this is encoded by the exons ATGCCGCAACGGCAGTACCCGCAGTACGTGTCGTGTAGTGTCGTGACGTTTTGGCGCAAAAGCACATTCAAGTTTAAAGTAAACGTCGTTAACCTCAAGCAGGCCGAGCAGGCGTGTTTTCCGGCGCCCGATATCGTCATTGTTAAAATGGAAGCGACCGCATCGACGGTGAGCGTCAACGCGGAGGAGGATCTAGACGAGTATACTCCAGCGAAGCTGGTCAAGGCACTGGAG AAAAATGGCATCACAGCGGGAGACATCAAGAAGCTGCAGGAAGCCGGTTACTACACCGTCGAGTCAGTGGCCTACGCGACCAAGAAGGATCTCGTAGCGATCAAGGGCATCAGTGAGGTCAAGGCGGAGAAATTGCAGCAGGAGGCGTCCAAGATGATCATGATGGGCTTCAAGAGCGCCACGGAGATACATCAGACGCGGTCGAATATCGTCTACATCACCACTGGTTCCAAAGAGTTGGACAAGCTGTTGGGCGGAGGTATAGAAACTGGCTCTATCACGGAGATCTTTGGAGAGTTTAGGTCAGGGAAGTCTCAGTTGTGTCACACCCTCGCCGTGAACTGTCAGTTACCCATCAGCATGGGTGGTGCGGAGGGAAAATGCCTCTACATAGATACAGAGAATACTTTTAGGCCGGAAAGATTGATTGCGGTGGCCGAGAAGTACAAGATCAACGGACAGTCCATTCTCGACAACGTCGCCTGTGCGAGGGCGTTCAACACCGATCACCAGACCAAGTTGTTGGTTCTAGCTGGTGCCATGATGACGGAGGCGAGATACGCCTTGCTGATAGTCGACAGCGCGACCGGTTTATATAGAACCGACTACACCGGCAGGGGTGAATTAGCGGCTAGGCAGAATCATCTGGCGAGATTCCTCAGAATGCTGCTGCGACTGGCGGACGAACACGGGATCGCCGTTGTTATCACGAATCAAGTGGTCGCGCAAGTCGATGGCGCCGCTAGTATGTTCGGTGGCGACCAGAAAAAACCGATCGGCGGTCACATCTTGGCACATGCGAGTACAACGAGATTGTACTTGCGTAAAGGCAGGGGAGAAACTAGGATATGTAAGATATACGATTCGCCGTGTTTACCAGAGAGTGAAGCGACATTCGCCATAAACCCGGACGGTGTAGGCGACGTACAGGAATAA
- the Rhogap15b gene encoding uncharacterized protein Rhogap15b isoform X2, with translation MSQDQWVNIGTYHNFILLGRYYAVEESSSVMEVKPIPKPRSVVTESKPIPAPRRLLPTTTLPSTHSSSPTSESGQSEKSDDLKSTSSGDLKSASNDSTRGNHEFFRSLSTSSRQLKDEISEKMTVKGRAVISSTRNASIRLEKSVKNLLTRRLSSLNQDDVVVSQGGVQKKHKDPVEEDRCVSMPADNIFSSISFYSPLSGNLKSMKNEEDLSTGGRHSPPPPVYPPPPLPDESIYDELQSVTSGSSGRYDTLSSTVSDKIERDFPDFNVLGSTRNQTSDSDQSLNLSDVNVSLSHDKSEISAKRLSRSDSWTFYDATPGTRAENVDEVDRISSVEEESLEKSFEKKISPVDRTSCASLESQASIQNSLYENLSPPKVDCRQQPTAIPSDTRLQSSKSVLFEFDPFARTSEDENVYSNYENNDMMLLETLLATNDSADSTLEFRESAEEEQDDEDLAHPGINVTPPEPPKRFDSLPKNEYDVAEGVEQPDKVQASGKNPALLPKLAHLVTKKQPAVPPRKPSTKGPALPKPNASTTVTTTTTTLANNDEESVTSPSSGTPKLAEDHRKVSVIQKLKKLGQESTVHAIKPNVISFVKSGSKLLSRTREHIAESGSRSLRMERPKVNAPHNPVTHRGLVYRPGMGIERAKDLVPRATVLLDRKLSFYADKSMSTLKEVVELETIYSIHLLQDVKTMDGETVHCIAISGAGRPSVHIFYAKGIAERRIWAQRILEATTPTFSTKYTAEFTRAGWAYLKEGVTGTWFPAWLLLQERTLIYTKSLESTFAVNFEHVDLRKARCIVLRDQEGPISGSGIVPVVVADAGGSGALHIATSGTHEATAWRHALYQAATNCGPALDQQQITQDNVPVILDKCVNFIYAHGMMTEGIYRRSGSSSAVVKLLEAFRRDAWTTQITRNLYTEHDVATVLRRFLRDLPDPLFPSNIHDRLCLASESTSEENRVATYRKLLSTLSPITSATLRRILAHLHGLSQQSARNLMTVENLSAIWGPTLMHAGENSAEEWNRAEIKVIGDLIKLYPKLYQLSSADLAKEAKMLEILEKHHVSNNGPRGAPSGDLKIWIYILSQNGECVNVTIGPQKTAFDVCRELAEKASLPSHELCLEEYTLSGALERPLHHSERVLETVARWGYWDSDDRKDNVLVLRKDRLYKDIVPLVKPPMTISGELKFADTRTKNLKSYLFEFSQAKLCCYKDKVCSMKLHEWKIEDIIWYLGHEPKRNPQMGWSITFITKNKKPTRCKDSPYFGNVLAGTSKDEQYRWLAAMLFGEYQLNLRASAVNLMDP, from the exons ATGTCTCAGGATCAATGGGTTAACATCGGAACAtaccataattttattttactggGACGCTACTACGCAGTGGAGGAATCAAGCTCCGTGATGGAGGTGAAGCCGATACCGAAGCCGCGATCGGTAGTGACCGAGAGCAAACCGATACCGGCGCCTCGAAGACTCTTGCCGACGACCACCTTGCCATCGACTCATTCCAGCAGTCCGACCAGCGAGTCCGGTCAGTCTGAGAAAAGCGACGATTTGAAGTCGACTAGCAGTGGTGATTTGAAATCGGCCTCCAACGATAGTACTCGCGGCAACCACGAGTTCTTTCGCAGCCTCAGCACGAGCTCGCGCCAATTGAAGGACGAGATCTCGGAGAAGATGACGGTGAAGGGACGCGCCGTTATCTCCAGCACGCGGAACGCCAGCATTCGGCTGGAGAAGTCGGTGAAGAATCTGTTGACGCGGCGGCTGTCGTCCTTGAACCAGGACGACGTGGTGGTCAGTCAGGGCGGCGTCCAGAAAAAGCATAAAGATCCGGTCGAGGAGGACAGATGCGTGTCGATGCCGGCCGACAACATCTTCAGCAGCATTTCATTTTACAGCCCTCTGAGCGGCAATCTGAAGAGCATGAAGAACGAAGAGGATCTGTCCACCGGTGGCAGGCACAGCCCGCCGCCTCCGGTTTATCCGCCACCCCCGCTTCCGGACGAATCTATCTACGACGAGCTGCAGTCCGTCACGTCGGGAAGTAGCGGCCGATACGACACACTCAGTTCCACGGTGTCCGACAAGATCGAGCGGGATTTTCCCGACTTCAACGTCCTCGGCTCCACGCGGAACCag ACTAGCGATTCCGACCAGAGTCTAAACTTGTCCGACGTCAATGTAAGCCTATCGCACGACAAATCTGAAATCTCTGCCAAAAGGCTGTCGAGGTCAGACTCTTGGACCTTTTACGACGCCACACCGGGCACGAGAGCTGAGAATGTCGATGAGGTGGACAGGATATCCAGCGTAGAAGAGGAGAGTTTGGAGAAATCCTTCGAGAAGAAAATCTCGCCGGTAGATCGAACTTCTTGCGCGTCCCTCGAGAGCCAGGCTTCCATCCAAAATTCTCTCTATGAGAACCTGTCGCCACCGAAGGTCGATTGTCGGCAACAGCCGACGGCGATTCCCTCGGACACCAGGCTGCAGAGCAGCAAGTCCGTGCTCTTCGAGTTCGACCCGTTCGCGAGGACATCCGAGGACGAGAACGTTTATAGCAATTACGAGAACAACGATATGATGCTGCTGGAGACGTTGTTGGCTACCAACGACAGCGCCGACAGTACGCTGGAATTTCGCGAAAGCGCCGAAGAGGAGCAAGATGACGAGGACCTGGCGCATCCCGGCATCAATGTGACACCACCGGAACCACCCAAGAGATTTGACTCCCTTCCCAAGAACGAGTATGACGTGGCGGAAGGTGTGGAGCAACCCGACAAGGTTCAAGCGTCGGGCAAAAATCCGGCTCTCTTGCCGAAGCTGGCGCATTTGGTGACCAAGAAGCAACCCGCTGTTCCTCCCAGGAAGCCTTCCACGAAGGGTCCTGCGCTTCCTAAACCGAATGCGAGTACGACTGTGacaacgacgacaacgacgctTGCCAACAACGACGAGGAGAGCGTTACCAGTCCTTCGTCGGGGACGCCGAAACTTGCCGAGGATCATCGCAAAGTGAGCgtgatacaaaaattgaagaaactaGGACAGGAATCCACGGTGCACGCCATCAAGCCCAATGTGATCAGTTTCGTTAAGAGTGGTAGTAAACTGTTATCCAGGACTCGCGAGCACATCGCCGAGTCCGGCTCGAGGTCGCTACGAATGGAGAGGCCGAAGGTGAATGCTCCGCACAATCCGGTCACACACAGGGGACTAGTGTACAG GCCTGGAATGGGTATCGAGAGGGCCAAGGACCTCGTGCCGAGAGCGACAGTGTTGCTCGATCGGAAATTATCGTTCTACGCTGACAAGAGCATGTCTACGCTGAAAGAGGTCGTGGAATTAGAGACAATATACAGTATTCATCTGCTTCAGGATGTTAA GACCATGGACGGTGAGACGGTGCATTGCATAGCGATTAGCGGCGCGGGCAGACCGAGCGTGCACATTTTCTACGCGAAAGGCATCGCCGAAAGACGAATCTGGGCTCAGAGAATCCTCGAGGCGACCACGCCGACCTTCTCCACGAAGTACACCGCCGAATTCACCAGAGCAGGTTGGGCTTACTTAAag GAAGGTGTAACAGGTACCTGGTTCCCAGCTTGGCTCCTCTTGCAAGAAAGAACGTTGATTTACACGAAATCCTTGGAATCTACGTTTGCCGTGAACTTTGAACACGTAGACCTGCGAAAAGCGCGCTGCATCG TGTTGCGAGATCAAGAAGGACCGATCTCCGGAAGCGGAATTGTTCCAGTGGTAGTTGCAGATGCCGGGGGTAGCGGCGCCCTGCATATTGCCACGTCGGGAACCCACGAGGCGACCGCTTGGCGACACGCTCTTTATCAAGCGGCCACGAACTGCGGCCCTGCTTTAGACCAACAACAGATTACGCAGGACAATGTGCCCGTCATCTTGGACAAATGCGTCAACTTCATCTATGCCCATG GTATGATGACGGAGGGTATTTATCGTCGTAGCGGATCGAGCAGTGCCGTAGTAAAACTATTAGAAGCTTTCAGACGAGATGCATGGACCACACAAATAACGAGGAATTTGTACACGGAACACGACGTCGCCACGGTTCTTAGAAGATTTCTTCGGGACTTGCCGGATCCATTGTTCCCTTCTAATATACACGACCGACTTTGCCTCGCCTCAG AATCGACCAGCGAGGAAAATAGAGTGGCGACTTATCGGAAACTATTGTCCACCCTGAGTCCCATAACGTCGGCGACGCTCCGCCGGATCCTGGCGCATCTTCACGGCCTCAGTCAGCAGAGCGCCAGGAATCTGATGACCGTCGAAAATCTTTCGGCAATCTGGGGTCCGACTCTGATGCATGCCGGAGAGAATAGCGCCGAAGAGTGGAACCGGGCGGAGATCAAGGTCATCGGTGACCTCATCAAACTGTATCCGAAACTTTATCAATTGTCGTCGGCTGACCTGGCCAAGGAAGCGAAGATGCTAGAGATTCTGGAAAAACATCATGTGTCCAACAATGGACCGCGAGGTGCGCCTTCGGGGGATCTCAAGATCTGGATATACATCTTGTCGCAGAATGGAGAGTGTGTGAACGTCACC ATCGGACCTCAGAAGACTGCGTTCGACGTGTGCCGGGAACTCGCCGAGAAAGCCAGCTTGCCGTCTCACGAGCTGTGTCTAGAAGAATATACTCTGTCCGGCGCGTTGGAGCGGCCGTTGCATCACAGCGAACGTGTCCTGGAAACAGTGGCAAGATGGGGATACTGGGACTCGGATGACAGGAAGGATAACGTCCTCGTCCTCAGGAAAGACCGATTGTACAAGGACATCGTGCCTCTG GTAAAGCCGCCTATGACGATCTCCGGCGAGCTTAAATTTGCGGACACCAGGACGAAGAACCTGAAGAGTTACCTCTTCGAGTTCAGCCAGGCGAAGCTCTGTTGTTACAAGGATAAGGTGTGCTCCATGAAACTTCATGAGTGGAAGATAGAAGATATTATTTGGTACTTGGGACACGAGCCTAAACGCAATCCACAGATGGG CTGGTCTATCACGTTTATCACGAAGAACAAGAAACCAACaag ATGTAAGGACAGTCCATATTTCGGGAATGTTTTGGCAGGCACGTCCAAAGATGAGCAGTACAGATGGTTAGCGGCTATGCTCTTCGGGGAGTACCAATTAAATCTCCGAGCTTCCGCGGTGAATCTTATGGATCCATGA